Sequence from the Marinobacter antarcticus genome:
GATCATCGTAGGCGGCGGTATCGCCAACACCTTCCTGGCCGCAGCGGGCCACCCGGTGGGCAAATCTCTGTGCGAGCACGAACTGCTGGATACGGCCAGAGATATCGCCTCCCGCGTTAACATCCCGCTGCCGGTAGACGTAGTGGTTGCCAGCGAGTTCGCTGAAAACGCAACGGCCACTATCCGGAACATTTCCGACGTTACCGAAGACGACATGATCCTCGACGTAGGCCCGGAAACCGCTGGCCATTTCGCTGAACTGCTCAAGAACGCCAAAACCATTCTGTGGAATGGCCCTGTAGGTGTATTCGAGTTTGATCAGTTTGGTAATGGCACCAAAACCCTGGCCGAAGCCATCGCCGGGAGCGACGCCTTCTCACTGGCCGGTGGTGGTGACACAGTGGCTGCCGTTGACAAATACGGCATAGCTGACAAGATCTCGTATATTTCCACCGGCGGTGGAGCCTTCCTGGAATTTGTGGAAGGTAAAGTGCTGCCAGCCGTAGCCGTATTGGAAGAGCGCGGCGCGTAAAAATTTCTGACCAGATTTCAAATTACTGTCCAACCAAGGAGACAACCAAATGGCCCTGATTTCGATGCGGCAAATGCTGGATCACGCCGCCGAGCATGGTTACGGTGTGCCAGCCTTTAACGTAAACAACCTGGAACAGATGCGCGCCATCATGGAAGCCGCCGACAAAACCGATTCCCCGGTTATTGTTCAGGCCTCCGCCGGGGCCCGCAAATACGCCGGCGCTCCCTTCCTGCGCCACCTGATCCTCGCGGCCATAGAAGAGTGGCCGCACATCCCGGTAGTAATGCACCAGGATCACGGCACCAGCCCGGCTGTTTGCCAGCGTTCCATTCAGATGGGCTTCAGCTCGGTAATGATGGACGGCTCCCTGGGCGAAGACGGCAAAACGCCGATGGACTATGAATACAACGTAGATGTAACCCGCCGTACCGTAGAAATGGCCCACGCCTGTGGTGTATCTGTAGAAGGCGAGCTGGGTTGCCTGGGCTCCCTGGAAACCGGCCAGGCTGGTGAAGAAGACGGCATTGGCGCCGAAGGCACTCTGGACATGAGCCAGATGCTGACCGACCCGGAAGAAGCCGCAGACTTCGTAAAGAAGACCCACGTAGACGCACTGGCCATCGCCATTGGCACCAGCCACGGCGCCTACAAGTTCACCCGTCCGCCCACAGGCGACATCCTGGCCATCGAGCAGATCAAAGCCATCCACAAACGCATTCCAGACACCCACCTGGTTATGCACGGCTCCAGCTCCGTACCCCAGGAATGGCTGAAAATCATCAACGAATACGGTGGTGAGATTCCCGAAACCTACGGTGTACCGGTTGAGGAAATCGTGGAAGGCATCAAGCACGGTGTGCGCAAAGTGAATATCGACACCGACCTGCGCCTCGCCAGCACTGGCGCTGTGCGTCGTTTCCTGGCCCAGAACCCGGCCGAGTTTGACCCGCGCAAATTCCTGCAAGCAACCATGAAGGCCATGAGCGAAGTCTGCATCGCACGCTACGAAGCCTTCGGCTGCGCTGGCAACGCCAGCAAGATCAAACCGATCAGCCTGGATCGTATGTTTGAACGCTACTCAGCTGGCGAACTGGATCCTAAAGTTAAGTAAGACTGTTGTGAAACAGCCCTGGGTGTCTTGCCTGGGGCTGTGGTTTTTCCCTCCTCGATATTCTTCACCCAAATTAACAAAGTATTGCAAAAGACAGCGGCAAATAGTCCAGAGATGGGCTAGTGTTGGAAGCTAAACGCTATGGACGCACTGCTTGTTAAGGACAACGGCCGATGACCTCTCCAGTACCAAAACAATCGCTATTTTTTGATCGCTATCCTTGCAGGTGCCGGATTTTCTCTCGGTATTTTATTTGTCTTTTCGTATGTCTTGCCCCAATTTCAAAGCGAAGGATTTGATCCGCAAAATGCGATAAACGATACGTTTGAGCAAAGAATTAATGAAGTGGAGTCGAGCATCGGAATGAGTTGCAAGCAACTCCATAGTGAGGCCTATGAATTTGCAATCGAGGATATCGGAAACATCATCGATGCAGGCATACAGGGACGAGATTGGATAAAAGAGATTAGCCCAGTTCAAAAACGCTATATCGACGAGGTCACTGAAAAACATTTACAAATGTATGTTGTTGGAGCGGCCGGCGGAGCAGTACCTTCAATTGCAGTGGCCTGAGTTTTCGGAGCTGGAAAGAACTTATTCAGCACTCAAAATTTTTTCAACGTCATATGGTGATGGTGAGGCCACTGCAGAAAAGCTTCAACCTCAAGCACTGGAACGAATGCAGTTCCATTATCAAAATTTAACAAGGCCATGAAGGTTGTTCCGGGCCGATGGCCCTGCACCGGAAGCCCATTTCGCTGCGCTACATGTGCGCCGCTAAACAGAAGCTTTATCCCTAAGTCGGTTGCGGTTGTCGTTCACCCAGAGGAGATGGTTGATGGCGGTCTCAGCGAAGTTGAAGAAAGATTGTTCAGGGAGCTTTGTTTAGGTGCTGGCGCAAGAAAAGTGGCCCTTTGGGTTGGCGAAGCGCTAGATTCTCAGGATCTGGCTAAGCTTCTCAAAAGTGCATAACCGGCCAATTAAGCTTTTTTTCGGCCACCGCTTATTTGGGCGGTAACCGCCATACGAAACAATGCAGGAGCATTCGAAAGTGAATCAAACCCAAAACATTGATTCAGTTGTTGAGCTTCAAGGTGATCTTGCAAGGAAACACAAGGCCTATGCGCCCACTGAGGCGGAAGCAACAAGAGCGTTAGTTGCTCAGGATTTTGAGGCCTTGCAGAAAAATGGCTATGTCATTATCGAAGGGTTGCTTAGCGAATCAGAATTAGAGTCAATCCGAGCGGCAACCTCACCGCTGTTGAATAAACCCGGCCGCAATAATTTTGAGGGCGTGAAAACACAGCGGGTTTACAATGTTCTGGAACAAACGCGGGCTATTGATTCCCTGGCCGTTCATCCGAGAATTACCGGCCTTCTGAATCGACTTTTTCAGCCAAATTATCTGCTTAGCCAAGCCCAAATAATCAATATCTTGCCTGGGGAGGCTGCCCAGCCACTGCATTTTGATGATGGGTTCTATCCCATACCCCGACCCCGCAAGCCTCTCGGCGCGGCAACGGTATGGGCTATTGATGAGTTCACAGAAGATAATGGTGCAACGGTTCTCATCCCGGAAAGTCACCTGCTTGGCCAGGAAATAGTCACTGATCGCAGTAAAGTCGTTCCAGCCGTCATGCTTGCGGGGTCAGTTGTTTTCTTTCTCGGTACAACTTGGCACGGTGGTGGTAGCAACCAGTCAGCATCATCTCGCCTTGCTGTTACATGTCAGTACTGTGAGCCTTGGCTACGCCCACAGGAAAATTTCTTTCTGGAATTAAGCCAAGAAACTTTGGCCGCACTTCCTGAACAATTGCTGAGCATGGTTGGCTATTCGATTCATCCGCCTTTTATGGGCATGGTTAATGGTATGCATCCCAAGCGTACATTGAGCGGCAAGAAACAAGGCAGTTAACAAGGCCTTGCACGACGCACCTTTTTCTTTGCGGCTTTGCCTCCACTACTAAGTCGCGCATGCTGGCGGCGTCAGGACCATTCTTACCTAACTCCAAGGAACCGAGTCAATGAACCAACACCCAATTGAAGCCTGGCACCAACTCGTCAAATCCAGTGACCCATCCCGCTTGGACAGCCTGCTAGCAGAAGACGCAGTGTTCATCTCACCAATCGTCCATACGCCACAGCGTGGCAAAGCCCTGACCAAAGCCTATTTGAGTGCCCACGACCCCAGGCGGCACTCGCGCTGAGTGGCCTGCTGCTTTCGGTTTTGATAATTGGTGTGGCCTACCTGTCGTTACCTTGGCTGGACCCTAGCCAACCGTTGCAGGTTTGGGGTATTGGGTTGGCGTGGCTCGCACTCACGCTCGTTTTCGAGTTTTCGTTTGAGCTCTGGCAAGGCAAGTCGTGGCCCGAGTTGTTTGAAGCCTACACATTTGAAGGTGGCAACCTCTGGCTTGTCGTCCTCCCGACATTTACAGCATCAAAGTAGCCTTGGGTCACACTGGCGCCCGGCACGCCCGCCGTTCCCGAGTTCTACAAGGCTTGCGAAGTGTGGTCCAATGAAAATATCAGCGTCGCGCGGCCCTTCGGGCGCGGTCGCAGAAGGGGTAACTCGAAAGCAAGGAATCCTGAGGAGCAAGAATGGCTGTACCCGAGGCGTTAACCGAGGATCAGATTTACCACCGCTGTCCGTCGGAGAAGCTGGACTTTGAAACCACCGAAACGCTGGAAGACCTTGAACTGCCGTTTGGTCAGGATCGCATGCTGCGGGCCCTGGAATTCGGGGCCAGCATGACTGCCAGTGGATTCAACCTGTTTGTGCTGGGGCCCACCGGCGCGGGCAAGCATGAACTGGTAAAGCGATTTCTGGCCAGTCACGCCGCAGGTAAGCCGGTGCCGTCTGACTGGTGCCATGTGTTCAATTTCCAGCAGTCAGACAAACCGAACACCATTGAGTTGCCGCCGGGCGACGGTCGAACGTTCAGGAACGACATGAACGATCTGGTCAGCGAGCTGAGAACGGCCATTCCGGCTACGTTCGAAAGTGAGGAATACCAGTCCCATATTCAGGAACTGCAGGAGGAGGTGACCCGTCGCCAGCAGAAAGGCCTGCTGGTCATTCAGGAAGAGGCGAATGCCAATAACATTGCCATGGTATCCACGCCCGCCGGGTTTTCCTTTGCCCCTATGCGCAAAGGCGAGGTGATCGAGCCCGAGGAGTACAAAAACTTCTCCGATGAAGAGAAAGAGCTGGTTGAAACCAAGGTGGAAGATCTCCAGAAAAAGCTTCAGCAGGCTATCCAGCAGGTTCCGCGGTTGCGCAAGGAAGTGCGGGAGCGGATACATCAGCTTAATGACGAGATGGTGCAGCTCACGCTCGGTGGCCCCATCGGTGAATTGCGCGAGAAGTGGTCGCATATGCCCGTGGTGGTCGCCCACCTGGATGCGGTGCGGGAAGACATAGTGGAGCACGCCGAAGCCTTCCAGGATGACGAGAATGGTGCTCCCGCCGGGTTACTGAACCGGTACCGGGTGAACCTGCTGGTCGACAATGCCGAAACCCGGGGAGCCCCGGTGGTGTATGAAGACCTGCCCACCCATCAGCACCTGAGCGGTCAGATCGAACACAGGGCCCGTCAGGGTAACCTGTATACCGATTTCACTCTGATTCGTGCCGGCTCCCTTCACCGGGCCAACGGCGGTTACCTGATTCTGGACGCCCGGCGCATTCTTATGCAGCCTCTGGCCTGGGAGAGCCTGAAGCGTATTCTGTTCTCTGGTGAAATCCGGATCGAATCGCTGGAGCGTTTGTATGGGTTGGCGTCCACGGTCAGCCAGCAGCCAGAGCCGATTCCGCTGAACGTGAAGGTGGTTATGCTGGGCGACCGTATGTTGTATTACCTGTTGTCCCATTACGATCCGGACTTTCTGGACCTGTTCAAGGTGGAAGCAGACTTCGAAGACGATCTGGACCGGGATGATGGAAGTTACACGCTCTATGCCCGGATGATTGCCACTATGGCCCGGGCTTCCGGGTTGAAGGTGCTCGACAAGGCTGCGGTGGCGAGGGTGATTGAACATGCGAGCCGTTTGGCCAGTGATCAGAAAAAGCTCACAGCCCACGACCGTGAGCTGAAAGACTTGCTTGCCGAAGCAGATCATTGGGCAAGTCAGGCTGGAGAGAGCCACATCGGTGCTGAGCACGTACAGCAGGCCATTGATGAGCGGGAGTACCGGGCCAGCCGTATTCGCGAGCGCAGTCTGGATCAGATCCGCCGGGGCGTAATGATGATCGCCACCGAGGGCGCGCAGGTGGGACAGGTGAACGGCCTTTCCGTGTTGCAGATTGGCGCCACCCGGTTCGGCCAGCCAACCCGCATAACCGCCACCGCGCGCCCTGGTAAAGGGCAGGTGGTGGATATCGAGCGGGAAGCCAAGCTTGGCGGGCCGATTCACAGCAAGGCGGTGATGATTCTGTCCCGCTTTCTGGCCAACCGCTATGCCCCGATGGGGCAGCTTTCGCTGTCTGCCAGCCTGGCGTTCGAGCAGTCCTACGGTGGAGTGGAGGGGGACTCCGCCTCGGTGGCGGAAACCTGCGTGTTGCTATCCGCCATTACCGGTGTTCCTTTGAAGCAGTCACTGGCGGTGACCGGTTCAATGAACCAGCACGGCGAGGTTCAGGCCGTGGGTGGTGTGAACGAAAAAATCGAGGGCTTTTTCAATGTGTGCGCGCTGTCTGGAGGAGTGGCTGGCCAGGGCGCGCTGCTTCCGGCCAGTAACGTGGAGCACCTGATGCTCAACGAGCAGGTTCGGGAAGCCGTGCGGGAAGGGCGGTTCAGCGTTTACCCACTCAGTCATATCGATCAGGCCATTGAGCTGATGACCGGCATGGAAGCCGGCGTTCCCGGTGCCGATGGCGTTTACCCGGAGAACACCTTTAATCGCCTGGTGGCCGATCGGCTGGCGAAGTTTGCCGAAGTCAGTAAGAAAAATGACGACGACAATACGAGCGGTAGCGGAGGCTCTGCTGTCTGAACTGAACCTGCCGATTACGGTTACGCCCTGACCAGTTCCGGCTCCAGGCATGCCGGCCTGGTTTGCCCAGGGGCGAGTGGTGAGTCGGTTGAGTCAGCGTCGAGAGGAGCCAGGCGTTGTATGGTAAGCAATGAAAGTACACCAGATGGAGTTGCAGTGATCGCCTACCAAAAACAACTGCTCATGATTCTTGCCGTTGGCTGGATTTCGATCGCCGGCGCCGATGAAGCCTGTCTGGCGTCAGCCCAGTCGGACCTGGAACGTCTCTACTGCGAGGTTGTAGAGCTCGGTGGAGGTGCAAGCCTGCCTTCTATGGTGGATTTCAAGCGTAATGATCCAAAGGTGCAGGCGCTGTTGTTGCGTCAGCCTGCCAAACGTCTGAGCCTGACATTGCCCGAGGTTTCGGCCACCCCTGAACCTGAGGCGACCACGCTACCGGGGGAACCCGCGAATGAATCCGGCTCTGAACCGTCGATTGCCCCGGGGTTGGCGGATTGCCAATTGAGGAACGAGTTCATTCAGTGCCCGAAATCGGCCTATGAGCTGGCAGGCAATCGCACACTGGCATCACTGGACGATGGCGTACTGGAACCGGGTAATCGCCTCGGAATAGTGCCTTTCGATGGCGAACGTAACGATGATGAAGCCGTGCGATCTTATCTTTCGGCCGCCTATGATCGTTACATCCCTAAAATGCTGGCCATTGGCCTTGGCGCAAACACCATGAGCTTCACGGCATTTCACAGCGCCTTTCACACCCTGGAAGGCGGCGGCGTGGATTTTTCCGAGCGTATGGGGCAGACCTACGAGCTGCTCAAACAGGACCGAAAAACTCTGGGCGTGAAAACCCGCTACCACGATGAGCTGCCAGAAAATCTGTCCCTGTGTGAAGCCATCGATCGCGACGTCATCGTGTGCGACAACGTCGGGACCAACTGGGTCTTTGTTCGGGCGAATTAATAGTCCCTGCGTAGCCTTGAGAAAATCGTTAAACTTGAACCATTTTTCCACCGCTCAGGAAGTTATGTCAGATCTTTCCCTAATTCAGTATGGCTTGATCGCGCTGATTTTCATCTGGAGTGGTTTTGTACGTTCCGGGCTGGGCTTTGGTGGGGCGGTGCTGTCGCTGCCATTCTTGCTGCTCGTTAAAGACGATCCGCTGGTATTTTTGCCCATCATCGCGGTGCACCTGCTGGTGTTTTCATCGCTGACCATCTGGATGAACAATCGCCGCAGTCCTGACAAAAAAGATAGCAAGAGCAGCCAGAAATTAACCGGATTCGGGCCTGATGTTGTCGCAAAAGCGCCGGAAGGCACGGTTGACTGGCCCTACCTGTGGCGAATGCTGCGCATTATGCTGGTGCCCAAGCTGATTGGCGTGTTTGGATTGGTTACGCTGCCAGCAAATGTGCTGAGTGCGATTATTTTCGTGATTGTCGCGATTTACGCGATGTCGTACATCATTAACCGGCCATTTCGCAGTAACAGTAAAACCGTGGATGTGGCGCTGTTGATGGCCGGTGGCTATATCAGCGGCACCTCGCTGATAGGCGCTCCGCTGATTATTGCGGTTGCGGCGCAGCACGTGGCGCGAGAGAAACTGCGCGATACGCTGTTTGGCCTTTGGTTCATTCTGGTGCTGATCAAGCTGGCAGCATTTATCTGGGTCGGACTTGACCTGCAGCTGATTCACCACGTATGGCTGCTGCCCTGCGCCGCCATAGGACATGTGATCGGGCTGCGCTTTCACGAGCGCATTGTGAAAGCGGAAACACCGGTGTTTTTCCGCCTGCTGGGAGTGGTGCTGTTGGTGGTCAGTAGCGCTGGTATGGTCAGCGTGTTGCTTTAACCGCACTCTTCGGTGAATTCGATGCGGTTAAGTATGCCCCTCAGGGCAGCCATAAAGGGCATTGCGCAGTCAGCCTGGTTACAGCACCAATGAGGTTGCCAGGAACAGCATCAGGCCCATGCCGATAATGTCGGTGAAGGTGGTCAGAAAGATACTGCTGGCGGTGGCAGGGTCGGCGCCGAAGCGTTTGAGCACCAATGGCACGGCTACCCCGAAAATACCGCTGCCAATGCAGGCGCCGATCATGGCAATGAAGATGACAAGGCCAAGCATGGCCGGGTTTGCCGAATCGGTGGCCATGGCGTAGGCAAACATGGCGATGCCGGCGATGACGCCCACAGCGGCGCCATTGAGCGCGCCCAGCAGAACTTCCTTGCGCAGTAATCGCCGGATTGGATAATCATTTATTTGCCCCAGCGTAATGCCACGCAGGGTAATCGCCAGCGCCTGGCAGCCGGTATTGCCGCTCTGCCCGGCAAGTACCGGCAGGAAGGCGGCCAGGGCGACGATCTGGGTGATGGTGCTCTCGAACATACCGACCACGAAGGCTGCGGCAAAGGCGGTGATCAGGTTCACTTGCAGCCAGGGGTGTCGCATGCGGAAGGCGGCGAGCACCGGCGTGTTAATCTGCTCTTCTTTCGCCACACCATACTGGGAGCCGGCCTGGGCGCTCAGTTCCGAGGCGATGCGTTCATACAGTTTCCAGCCGCGCACTTCGCCCACCACATGCTGCTGCTCGTCCACCACCGGGTACATCCGGTAGTGCCGGTAAAGCACCTCGCTAACTGCGTCTTCCACCTGTGTTTTCTGTAGAAAGGCGAAGGGTTCGCGCACCATGATGCTGGACAGAGCCTCGGAGGGCTTGGCGAGAATCAGGTCGCGCATACCCACCACACCCACCAGACGGTCATTTTCCGTCACGAAGATGTAACTGATCTCGGAAACGTCGGCACTCTTTACCATGAAAGTCAGCGCTTCGGCGACGGTATAGCTTTCCGGTAACGTCGCTGTCACCGGTGTCATCAGTTCACCAATGGTTTCTTCCATACCGGAGAGCACTGCACGGGTGGCTGCGTTGTTCGGCGCCGCTGCTTCGCCCAGGTGAGAGGCAATGGTCAGAGCCTGTTCTGC
This genomic interval carries:
- a CDS encoding Lon protease family protein, with protein sequence MAVPEALTEDQIYHRCPSEKLDFETTETLEDLELPFGQDRMLRALEFGASMTASGFNLFVLGPTGAGKHELVKRFLASHAAGKPVPSDWCHVFNFQQSDKPNTIELPPGDGRTFRNDMNDLVSELRTAIPATFESEEYQSHIQELQEEVTRRQQKGLLVIQEEANANNIAMVSTPAGFSFAPMRKGEVIEPEEYKNFSDEEKELVETKVEDLQKKLQQAIQQVPRLRKEVRERIHQLNDEMVQLTLGGPIGELREKWSHMPVVVAHLDAVREDIVEHAEAFQDDENGAPAGLLNRYRVNLLVDNAETRGAPVVYEDLPTHQHLSGQIEHRARQGNLYTDFTLIRAGSLHRANGGYLILDARRILMQPLAWESLKRILFSGEIRIESLERLYGLASTVSQQPEPIPLNVKVVMLGDRMLYYLLSHYDPDFLDLFKVEADFEDDLDRDDGSYTLYARMIATMARASGLKVLDKAAVARVIEHASRLASDQKKLTAHDRELKDLLAEADHWASQAGESHIGAEHVQQAIDEREYRASRIRERSLDQIRRGVMMIATEGAQVGQVNGLSVLQIGATRFGQPTRITATARPGKGQVVDIEREAKLGGPIHSKAVMILSRFLANRYAPMGQLSLSASLAFEQSYGGVEGDSASVAETCVLLSAITGVPLKQSLAVTGSMNQHGEVQAVGGVNEKIEGFFNVCALSGGVAGQGALLPASNVEHLMLNEQVREAVREGRFSVYPLSHIDQAIELMTGMEAGVPGADGVYPENTFNRLVADRLAKFAEVSKKNDDDNTSGSGGSAV
- a CDS encoding magnesium transporter, which gives rise to MTQSMELTEQIEHIRELTPLDAAEALVGLPADDIQFILSRLPAEQALTIASHLGEAAAPNNAATRAVLSGMEETIGELMTPVTATLPESYTVAEALTFMVKSADVSEISYIFVTENDRLVGVVGMRDLILAKPSEALSSIMVREPFAFLQKTQVEDAVSEVLYRHYRMYPVVDEQQHVVGEVRGWKLYERIASELSAQAGSQYGVAKEEQINTPVLAAFRMRHPWLQVNLITAFAAAFVVGMFESTITQIVALAAFLPVLAGQSGNTGCQALAITLRGITLGQINDYPIRRLLRKEVLLGALNGAAVGVIAGIAMFAYAMATDSANPAMLGLVIFIAMIGACIGSGIFGVAVPLVLKRFGADPATASSIFLTTFTDIIGMGLMLFLATSLVL
- the fba gene encoding class II fructose-bisphosphate aldolase (catalyzes the reversible aldol condensation of dihydroxyacetonephosphate and glyceraldehyde 3-phosphate in the Calvin cycle, glycolysis, and/or gluconeogenesis) gives rise to the protein MALISMRQMLDHAAEHGYGVPAFNVNNLEQMRAIMEAADKTDSPVIVQASAGARKYAGAPFLRHLILAAIEEWPHIPVVMHQDHGTSPAVCQRSIQMGFSSVMMDGSLGEDGKTPMDYEYNVDVTRRTVEMAHACGVSVEGELGCLGSLETGQAGEEDGIGAEGTLDMSQMLTDPEEAADFVKKTHVDALAIAIGTSHGAYKFTRPPTGDILAIEQIKAIHKRIPDTHLVMHGSSSVPQEWLKIINEYGGEIPETYGVPVEEIVEGIKHGVRKVNIDTDLRLASTGAVRRFLAQNPAEFDPRKFLQATMKAMSEVCIARYEAFGCAGNASKIKPISLDRMFERYSAGELDPKVK
- a CDS encoding phytanoyl-CoA dioxygenase family protein, with the protein product MNQTQNIDSVVELQGDLARKHKAYAPTEAEATRALVAQDFEALQKNGYVIIEGLLSESELESIRAATSPLLNKPGRNNFEGVKTQRVYNVLEQTRAIDSLAVHPRITGLLNRLFQPNYLLSQAQIINILPGEAAQPLHFDDGFYPIPRPRKPLGAATVWAIDEFTEDNGATVLIPESHLLGQEIVTDRSKVVPAVMLAGSVVFFLGTTWHGGGSNQSASSRLAVTCQYCEPWLRPQENFFLELSQETLAALPEQLLSMVGYSIHPPFMGMVNGMHPKRTLSGKKQGS
- a CDS encoding sulfite exporter TauE/SafE family protein, whose protein sequence is MSDLSLIQYGLIALIFIWSGFVRSGLGFGGAVLSLPFLLLVKDDPLVFLPIIAVHLLVFSSLTIWMNNRRSPDKKDSKSSQKLTGFGPDVVAKAPEGTVDWPYLWRMLRIMLVPKLIGVFGLVTLPANVLSAIIFVIVAIYAMSYIINRPFRSNSKTVDVALLMAGGYISGTSLIGAPLIIAVAAQHVAREKLRDTLFGLWFILVLIKLAAFIWVGLDLQLIHHVWLLPCAAIGHVIGLRFHERIVKAETPVFFRLLGVVLLVVSSAGMVSVLL
- a CDS encoding nuclear transport factor 2 family protein encodes the protein MNQHPIEAWHQLVKSSDPSRLDSLLAEDAVFISPIVHTPQRGKALTKAYLSAHDPRRHSR